A single Comamonas sp. NLF-1-9 DNA region contains:
- a CDS encoding bifunctional adenosylcobinamide kinase/adenosylcobinamide-phosphate guanylyltransferase translates to MNIARSELILGGQKSGKSRRAEALAAQWLQQGADHQALLLATASAHDEEMRARIARHQADRRARVPQLMTVHAPRNLARALQRYGDARTLVVVDCLTVWLTNWLMPLTGKEEQKPAQTQDWSAQKALFFEVLEHSPGPIVLVGNEIGLGVIPMGREVREFVDALGLLNQRAAAACARVTLMAAGLPLTLKGQP, encoded by the coding sequence ATGAACATCGCGCGCAGCGAACTCATCCTGGGTGGCCAGAAGAGCGGCAAGTCGCGCCGCGCCGAGGCTCTGGCCGCCCAATGGCTGCAGCAGGGCGCCGACCATCAGGCGCTGTTGCTGGCCACTGCCAGCGCGCACGACGAGGAGATGCGCGCGCGCATTGCGCGCCATCAGGCCGACCGCCGGGCGCGCGTGCCGCAGTTGATGACGGTGCACGCACCGCGCAACCTGGCGCGCGCCCTGCAGCGCTATGGCGATGCGCGCACCCTGGTGGTGGTCGACTGCCTTACCGTGTGGCTCACCAACTGGCTCATGCCGCTGACGGGAAAAGAAGAACAAAAACCGGCGCAAACGCAGGACTGGAGCGCGCAAAAAGCTCTGTTTTTTGAAGTTTTGGAGCACTCCCCCGGGCCGATCGTCCTGGTGGGCAACGAGATCGGTCTGGGGGTGATTCCAATGGGGCGCGAGGTGCGCGAGTTCGTCGACGCGCTGGGCCTGCTGAACCAGCGCGCGGCCGCCGCCTGCGCGCGCGTGACGCTGATGGCGGCCGGCCTGCCGCTCACGCTGAAAGGACAGCCATGA
- a CDS encoding cobyrinate a,c-diamide synthase: MATCAALMVASPASGQGKTTVVAALARLLTRRGIAVRVFKSGPDFLDPFWHELASGQPVDNLDAWMGGEADVSLRLHAAARQAQVLLVEGVMGLHDGTPSNADLARRCGLPVLAVVQAGAMAQTLGAVAHGLRRYREAEAGPLPWAGVLANGVAGGGHARLLREALSPGDTWLGALPHDEAMRLPERHLGLVAAQELGRAQALARLDAAADALAATPLGQLSIDDWRARWARDFAAPAPVPPAPAPLLAGRTVAVARDAAFAFIYPANLHALQALGARLVFFSPLAGESLPACDALWLPGGYPELHAPALAARTDLAMQLHRHAQAGKPVWAEGGGLLALCESLRTRGGETWPMWGLLPAQGQMQARLAGLGMQTWEGAHAGAGLRGHAFHFAQVQTAIAPLAHTRAAPGSARAQGEAIHAAPDQPAVRASFFHPWFASDPLATAGLFGAAGQGAAQ; the protein is encoded by the coding sequence ATGGCGACTTGCGCCGCGCTCATGGTGGCCTCCCCGGCCTCGGGCCAGGGCAAGACCACGGTGGTGGCGGCGCTCGCGCGCCTGCTCACGCGCCGCGGGATCGCGGTGCGGGTGTTCAAGAGCGGGCCGGATTTTCTCGATCCGTTCTGGCATGAGCTGGCCAGCGGCCAGCCGGTGGACAACCTGGACGCTTGGATGGGAGGAGAGGCCGACGTCAGCCTGCGCCTGCACGCGGCAGCGCGGCAGGCGCAGGTGCTGCTGGTCGAAGGCGTGATGGGTCTGCACGACGGCACGCCGAGCAATGCCGATCTGGCGCGCCGCTGCGGCCTGCCGGTGCTGGCCGTGGTGCAGGCGGGGGCCATGGCCCAGACCCTGGGCGCCGTCGCCCATGGTCTGCGCCGCTACCGCGAGGCCGAAGCCGGCCCGCTGCCCTGGGCCGGCGTGCTGGCCAACGGCGTCGCCGGCGGAGGCCATGCCCGGCTGCTGCGCGAGGCGCTGTCGCCCGGCGACACCTGGCTGGGCGCCTTGCCGCATGACGAGGCGATGCGCCTGCCCGAGCGCCATCTGGGCCTGGTCGCGGCGCAGGAGCTGGGGCGCGCGCAGGCGCTGGCGCGGCTCGATGCGGCGGCCGACGCACTGGCCGCAACGCCGCTGGGGCAGCTCAGCATCGACGATTGGCGCGCGCGCTGGGCGCGGGACTTTGCTGCGCCGGCGCCCGTGCCGCCCGCGCCCGCGCCGCTGCTGGCCGGGCGCACCGTGGCGGTGGCGCGCGACGCGGCCTTTGCCTTCATCTACCCGGCCAATTTGCATGCGCTGCAGGCGCTGGGCGCGCGCCTGGTGTTCTTCTCGCCGCTGGCGGGCGAGTCATTGCCCGCCTGCGACGCACTGTGGCTGCCCGGCGGCTACCCCGAGCTGCACGCCCCGGCGCTGGCCGCGCGCACCGACCTTGCCATGCAGTTGCACCGCCATGCCCAGGCCGGCAAGCCCGTCTGGGCCGAAGGCGGGGGACTGCTCGCCCTGTGCGAGTCGCTGCGCACCCGCGGCGGCGAGACCTGGCCGATGTGGGGCCTGCTGCCCGCCCAGGGGCAGATGCAGGCGCGCCTGGCCGGCCTTGGCATGCAGACCTGGGAGGGCGCGCACGCGGGCGCCGGCCTGCGCGGCCATGCGTTTCACTTTGCTCAGGTGCAGACCGCCATCGCGCCGCTGGCACACACCCGAGCGGCCCCCGGCAGTGCGCGCGCGCAGGGCGAGGCCATCCATGCGGCGCCCGATCAGCCGGCGGTGCGCGCAAGTTTTTTTCACCCCTGGTTTGCTTCGGACCCGCTGGCCACGGCCGGCTTGTTCGGCGCGGCGGGGCAGGGTGCGGCGCAATGA
- a CDS encoding TonB-dependent receptor domain-containing protein encodes MMNRLNPARAGLLLSVLACAAAPTLAQDAGAEPLLLAQAPELSQMVVTATRTAQPLSDVLADVTLIDRAQIEQSGAVTITDLLARQPGMELSRNGGPGTATSMFLRGAETRFTAVYIDGVRVDSQSTGGAPWEAIALGQVERIEIVRGPAAAVYGSDAVAGVIQIFTRQGEGPFTPYVGVGAGSHRTGRLEAGFSGGQGAVDYSLGVQRDVSRGYDARPGSTPDRDGYRQSAASARLGMQLNAAHRVDLSGTWTDMDAQYDASTTPSGLDDHGLNRLATLGVSWSAQWSERYRTRLAVSESAQRYETLPSPYLSKTRLRNYLLQNEWKEGAHTLSAALERREDHLVNDPIERGRHQDALALGWGYVAGAHTLQANLRHDRDSEFGGQTTGGLAYGYAFAPGWRATAAAGTAFRVPTLYQRFSQYGQPALQPEKGRNLELGLHWARGSSRVDATLYRNRVSNLINFGAPGPCAGSFGCYENAGNARMQGLTLSAAHRLGGVNLGASLDLQQPKNVDSGKLLARRAQRLLKLSANTRVAQWTLGGEWQLVSHRWDNAANTKRLGGYGLVNLYASTTIARQWDLLARIDNLGDKAYQLTGGYATPPRSFFVGLRWTGR; translated from the coding sequence ATGATGAATCGTTTGAACCCTGCGCGCGCAGGCCTGTTGCTGTCCGTGCTGGCCTGCGCCGCTGCCCCGACCCTGGCGCAGGACGCCGGTGCCGAGCCCTTGCTGCTGGCCCAGGCGCCCGAGCTGTCGCAGATGGTGGTCACTGCCACGCGCACCGCCCAGCCGCTGTCGGACGTGCTGGCCGACGTCACCCTGATCGATCGCGCGCAGATCGAGCAAAGCGGCGCGGTGACCATCACCGACCTGCTCGCGCGCCAGCCCGGCATGGAGCTGTCGCGCAACGGCGGGCCGGGCACGGCCACCAGCATGTTTCTGCGCGGCGCGGAGACGCGCTTTACCGCGGTCTACATCGACGGCGTGCGCGTGGATTCGCAATCCACCGGCGGCGCGCCCTGGGAGGCGATCGCGCTCGGCCAGGTCGAGCGCATCGAGATCGTGCGCGGCCCGGCCGCGGCCGTGTACGGCTCGGACGCGGTAGCGGGCGTGATCCAGATCTTCACGCGCCAGGGCGAAGGCCCGTTCACGCCTTACGTGGGCGTGGGTGCGGGCAGCCATCGCACAGGCCGACTGGAGGCGGGCTTTTCGGGCGGGCAGGGCGCGGTCGATTATTCGCTCGGCGTGCAGCGCGACGTGAGCCGCGGCTACGACGCGCGCCCCGGCTCCACGCCCGACCGCGACGGCTACCGCCAAAGCGCGGCCAGCGCCCGCCTGGGCATGCAGCTCAATGCCGCGCACCGGGTGGACCTGAGCGGCACCTGGACCGACATGGACGCGCAGTACGACGCCTCCACCACGCCATCCGGGCTCGACGACCATGGGCTCAATCGCCTGGCCACCCTGGGCGTGAGCTGGTCCGCCCAATGGAGCGAGCGCTACCGCACGCGCCTGGCGGTGAGCGAATCGGCGCAGCGCTACGAGACCCTGCCCTCGCCCTATCTGTCCAAGACGCGGCTGCGCAACTACCTGCTGCAAAACGAATGGAAGGAGGGCGCGCACACCCTGAGCGCGGCGCTGGAGCGGCGTGAAGACCATCTGGTGAACGACCCGATAGAGCGCGGGCGCCACCAGGACGCGTTGGCGCTGGGCTGGGGCTATGTGGCCGGGGCGCACACGCTGCAGGCCAATCTGCGCCACGACCGCGACAGCGAGTTCGGCGGCCAGACCACCGGGGGCCTGGCCTACGGCTATGCATTTGCGCCGGGCTGGCGGGCGACGGCAGCGGCCGGCACCGCGTTTCGCGTGCCCACGCTCTACCAGCGCTTCTCGCAGTACGGCCAGCCTGCGCTGCAGCCCGAGAAGGGCCGCAATCTGGAGCTGGGCCTGCACTGGGCGCGGGGCAGCTCGCGCGTGGATGCCACCCTCTACCGCAACCGCGTCAGCAACCTGATCAACTTCGGCGCGCCCGGCCCTTGCGCGGGCAGCTTTGGCTGCTATGAAAACGCGGGCAACGCGCGCATGCAAGGCCTCACCCTGTCCGCCGCACACCGCCTGGGCGGGGTGAACCTGGGCGCATCGCTCGATCTGCAGCAGCCGAAGAACGTGGACAGCGGCAAGCTGCTGGCGCGCCGTGCCCAGCGCCTGCTCAAGCTCAGCGCCAACACCCGCGTGGCGCAGTGGACTCTGGGCGGCGAATGGCAACTGGTGAGCCACCGCTGGGACAACGCCGCCAACACCAAGCGCCTGGGCGGCTATGGGCTGGTGAATCTGTACGCCAGCACGACCATCGCGCGCCAGTGGGATTTGCTTGCGCGCATCGACAACCTCGGCGACAAGGCCTATCAGTTGACCGGCGGCTACGCCACGCCGCCGCGCAGCTTCTTCGTCGGCCTGCGCTGGACGGGGCGTTGA
- a CDS encoding DUF904 domain-containing protein, which yields MTQAPTLEQFAERVERLLLRHAEIQRANALLSAQLSELTQERDSLRSRLQAARARIDALIDRLPTASDPEDTP from the coding sequence ATGACCCAAGCGCCCACTCTGGAGCAGTTTGCCGAGCGCGTGGAGCGGCTGCTGCTGCGCCACGCCGAGATCCAGCGCGCCAACGCGCTGCTGAGCGCGCAGTTGAGTGAACTCACGCAGGAGCGCGACTCGCTGCGCTCGCGCCTGCAGGCCGCGCGGGCGCGCATCGACGCGCTCATCGACCGTCTGCCCACCGCCAGCGACCCCGAGGACACGCCATGA
- a CDS encoding cell division protein ZapA, with translation MSSKQLEVQIMQQTYLLACPEGQEPRLLDAVERVDTAMTRIRDAGKVRARERIAVLAALNLAFELADQQERLAEAAPRTAAPQGEAQPADAEQLLLSLVQRLDDALGSDGQLI, from the coding sequence ATGAGCAGCAAGCAGCTGGAAGTGCAGATCATGCAGCAGACCTATCTGCTGGCCTGCCCCGAGGGTCAGGAGCCGCGCCTGCTCGACGCTGTCGAGCGCGTGGACACCGCCATGACGCGCATCCGTGACGCCGGCAAGGTGCGCGCACGCGAGCGCATCGCGGTGCTGGCCGCGCTCAACCTCGCCTTCGAGCTGGCCGACCAGCAGGAGCGACTGGCCGAAGCCGCCCCGCGCACCGCCGCGCCCCAGGGCGAAGCCCAGCCGGCCGACGCCGAACAACTGCTGCTGTCTCTGGTGCAACGCCTGGACGATGCGCTGGGCAGCGACGGGCAGTTGATATAG
- a CDS encoding HD-GYP domain-containing protein, whose product MPESVLINIEMLRVGMYVQLDVGWMNHPFATSSFRLSSPAQIEVLRELGLKQVRCVPSRSDPQALEALQAPEAGAQQPLQAPVPAEPPQAPEPAAEPGQSQGDPPLEHAAATDGPPSLGAPAWQIGGPAQAPEPAEEQAEESPQAHARARFQAAAELYAQVLANVRAEPVASGERVQALVRGEVAELMAAENYAVHLLAQMGGRRQVKHSVNVMVLSMLLGRSLGLGAAQLCHLATAGLLHDVGKLELPAHIAEPAQALSGAERQLYEEHVQRSVDLAQRMGLQPCVVRAISEHHEMVDGSGFPARLQGAQISLHGQILALVNRYDRLCNPLHGERAHTPHEALARLFAQERKRFDATSVLAAFIRLLGVYPPGSIVQLDDGRFARVVSSNSLSPLRPSVLAFASGVTQQEARVTDLGQSEHGGIRRSVKFDALSDEALEFFMPGQQMCYFFARMPRPAKKAHAGRAG is encoded by the coding sequence GTGCCCGAGTCCGTTCTGATCAACATCGAGATGCTCCGCGTGGGCATGTATGTCCAGCTGGATGTCGGCTGGATGAACCACCCGTTCGCGACCAGCAGCTTTCGCCTGTCCTCGCCGGCGCAGATCGAGGTGCTGCGCGAGCTGGGCTTGAAGCAGGTGCGCTGCGTGCCGTCCCGCAGCGACCCGCAGGCGCTGGAGGCGCTGCAGGCGCCCGAGGCGGGGGCGCAGCAGCCGCTGCAGGCACCGGTGCCGGCAGAACCGCCGCAGGCACCCGAGCCGGCAGCAGAGCCAGGGCAATCACAGGGCGACCCGCCGCTCGAGCACGCTGCAGCCACTGACGGTCCGCCTTCGCTCGGCGCACCCGCTTGGCAGATTGGCGGTCCGGCGCAGGCCCCGGAGCCCGCCGAGGAGCAAGCCGAGGAGTCGCCCCAAGCGCATGCGCGCGCCCGCTTTCAGGCCGCGGCCGAGCTGTATGCGCAGGTGCTCGCGAACGTGCGGGCTGAACCGGTGGCTTCGGGCGAGCGCGTGCAGGCGCTGGTGCGCGGCGAGGTGGCCGAATTGATGGCGGCCGAGAACTACGCGGTGCACCTGCTGGCGCAGATGGGCGGGCGCCGCCAGGTCAAGCACAGCGTGAACGTGATGGTGCTGTCCATGCTGCTGGGCCGCTCGCTCGGGCTGGGTGCGGCGCAGCTGTGCCACTTGGCGACGGCGGGCCTGCTGCACGACGTCGGCAAGCTGGAGTTGCCCGCGCACATCGCCGAGCCGGCGCAGGCGCTCAGCGGTGCAGAGCGCCAGCTCTATGAAGAGCACGTGCAGCGCTCGGTCGACCTGGCGCAGCGCATGGGGCTGCAGCCCTGCGTGGTGCGTGCCATCAGCGAGCACCACGAGATGGTCGACGGCAGCGGCTTTCCGGCGCGGCTGCAGGGCGCGCAGATCAGCCTGCATGGGCAGATCCTGGCGCTGGTGAACCGCTACGACCGGCTGTGCAATCCGCTGCATGGCGAGCGTGCGCATACCCCGCACGAGGCGCTGGCGCGGCTGTTTGCGCAGGAGCGCAAGCGCTTTGACGCGACCTCGGTGCTCGCGGCCTTCATCCGGCTGCTGGGCGTCTATCCGCCGGGCTCCATCGTGCAGCTCGACGACGGGCGTTTTGCGCGCGTGGTGTCAAGCAATTCGCTCTCGCCCCTGCGCCCCAGCGTGCTGGCGTTTGCCTCGGGCGTGACGCAGCAGGAGGCGCGTGTGACCGACCTGGGTCAGAGCGAGCATGGGGGCATCCGGCGCAGCGTGAAGTTTGATGCGCTGTCGGACGAGGCGCTGGAATTCTTCATGCCCGGCCAGCAGATGTGCTACTTTTTTGCGCGCATGCCGCGCCCGGCAAAGAAGGCGCATGCCGGCAGGGCGGGGTGA
- a CDS encoding helix-turn-helix domain-containing protein → MANPEGEILTLDEVAAYLKAGKRTVYRLAAEGKLPAFKLGGTWRFRRSDLHEWIAANLTNKDSRASDRWN, encoded by the coding sequence ATGGCAAACCCGGAAGGTGAAATCCTGACCCTGGACGAGGTGGCCGCCTATTTGAAGGCTGGCAAGCGCACCGTCTACCGCCTCGCGGCCGAAGGCAAACTTCCCGCTTTCAAGCTGGGCGGCACGTGGCGCTTTCGCCGCAGCGACCTGCACGAGTGGATTGCCGCCAATCTGACCAACAAGGATTCGAGGGCAAGCGACCGATGGAACTGA
- a CDS encoding DUF4391 domain-containing protein, producing MSKTIRSMIEVKKAKGYGQPVHRWHDHGTDKHHLRAGRLRIHQLTCGSGGRMSQGATIQKSAPIAYPWQAAFGRALPKKKIREHSGANSRLKEWFVEQVEQIVWQYMLAPKTIKLPARPGVPEVQVFGLRLRPTGLHENVLRHIDGAVQFPVLFERNHGQGDQAKTQAAAYKRPSQTNANRWVLFSYFATDWMLAATARTTKPWAFHIAQLYYASLQGLIPLPARPQEALSGWIARVELTASTRSEDKKQDEAGQGKQVDRQAESSATQRRPKTECEQLSR from the coding sequence TTGAGCAAGACCATCCGTTCGATGATCGAGGTAAAGAAAGCAAAAGGATATGGACAGCCTGTTCACCGGTGGCACGATCACGGCACGGACAAGCACCATCTGCGGGCTGGACGACTTCGAATTCACCAGCTCACTTGCGGTTCAGGAGGCCGGATGAGCCAAGGAGCGACCATACAAAAATCAGCGCCGATCGCCTACCCTTGGCAAGCTGCTTTCGGGCGCGCTCTACCCAAGAAAAAAATCCGTGAGCACAGCGGGGCCAACTCCCGGCTGAAGGAATGGTTCGTCGAACAGGTCGAGCAAATCGTCTGGCAGTACATGCTCGCCCCCAAGACGATCAAGCTGCCTGCGCGACCCGGCGTGCCTGAAGTCCAGGTCTTCGGCCTCCGGCTCAGGCCCACCGGACTGCACGAAAACGTGCTCCGCCATATTGATGGCGCGGTGCAGTTCCCTGTCCTGTTTGAACGGAACCACGGCCAAGGCGATCAAGCGAAAACGCAGGCGGCGGCGTACAAGCGCCCGAGCCAAACCAATGCAAATCGCTGGGTGCTGTTCAGCTACTTCGCCACTGACTGGATGCTTGCGGCCACTGCTCGCACGACCAAGCCGTGGGCCTTCCACATCGCTCAGCTTTACTACGCCTCGCTGCAAGGCTTGATTCCGTTGCCTGCGCGCCCTCAGGAGGCCTTGTCCGGTTGGATCGCGCGCGTCGAACTGACGGCGAGTACGCGCAGCGAAGACAAAAAACAAGACGAAGCTGGTCAAGGAAAACAAGTCGACCGGCAGGCCGAAAGCAGCGCGACGCAACGGCGACCAAAAACCGAATGTGAACAATTGAGTCGCTGA
- a CDS encoding site-specific DNA-methyltransferase, whose product MEKLKMHSRKLTQVNIARIAELFPNCVTEAMGRDGSMTQAVNFDQLKQELSDSIVEGPQERYFLNWPGKREALLAANSPISRTLRPLEEESVNFEHTRNIFIEGDNLEALKLLQESYLGRVKMIYIDPPYNTGHDFLYEDDFAENSQDYLIRTKQKSNQGVILTANTDANGRFHSDWLSMIYPRLKLARLLLTDDGIIFASIDDNEVANLRKVLDEIFGEDNFLQQLVWKRHAGGGNDSRHFATDHEYILAYAKNKDSLGRLRMPLTDEDKQDYKSKDRHFDALGPYKTKSFCRMRPDDPRPTLTYDITTPDGTTLRDTWKWEESRFLKALEEEKVQIRKDRNGKWQVEYKIYLNAVDDEEGQAEEKTKVPRSLLIDIERNSEGKKQLREAIGKDNIFNNPKPTGLIKHLMSFGSGPNDIILDFFAGSGSTGQAVMELNHAQNSSRRFILIQLPELCDEKSAAFKAGYKAIPEITKERLRSVGNTIKSGQPEGVRNDTGFRVLKIDTSNMADVYYSPDVFEQSNLELFVDNIKTDRKPADLLFQVMLDWGVDLAMPITKETIQGNEVFFVDGNALAACLDAHSGIDEAFVRELARRQPLRVVFRDAGFRDDAAKINVEQIFRLLSPASDIKCI is encoded by the coding sequence ATGGAAAAATTGAAGATGCACTCGCGCAAACTCACCCAAGTCAACATTGCTCGTATCGCCGAGCTGTTTCCGAACTGCGTGACGGAAGCCATGGGTCGCGACGGAAGCATGACGCAGGCAGTGAATTTCGATCAATTAAAGCAAGAATTGTCAGATTCAATTGTCGAAGGCCCGCAAGAGCGCTATTTTCTCAATTGGCCCGGAAAGCGGGAAGCCCTGCTTGCCGCGAATTCTCCAATATCCAGAACTCTGCGCCCCCTTGAAGAAGAGAGCGTAAATTTCGAACATACAAGAAACATCTTCATTGAAGGCGACAATCTTGAGGCCCTCAAACTGCTGCAGGAATCCTATCTGGGTCGCGTGAAAATGATCTACATTGACCCGCCATATAATACGGGTCATGATTTTCTATACGAAGACGACTTCGCCGAAAACTCACAAGACTACTTGATTCGAACCAAGCAAAAAAGCAATCAAGGTGTAATTCTTACCGCGAATACCGATGCAAACGGGAGGTTTCATTCAGACTGGCTTTCGATGATCTACCCAAGGCTGAAATTGGCACGATTGCTTTTGACGGACGACGGAATCATATTCGCATCCATTGACGACAATGAAGTTGCCAACCTCAGGAAAGTACTTGACGAGATATTCGGGGAAGACAATTTTTTACAACAACTCGTATGGAAAAGACATGCAGGCGGCGGAAATGATTCGAGACATTTCGCAACCGACCACGAATACATACTCGCTTATGCAAAGAACAAGGATTCGTTAGGCCGCCTGCGCATGCCGTTAACAGATGAGGACAAACAAGACTACAAGTCAAAAGACCGGCATTTTGACGCACTCGGTCCATACAAGACAAAATCATTTTGTCGAATGCGCCCTGATGACCCTCGTCCAACTCTCACCTACGACATCACTACTCCCGATGGAACCACGCTCAGAGATACATGGAAATGGGAAGAGTCCAGGTTCCTGAAAGCACTGGAAGAGGAAAAGGTTCAAATCAGAAAGGACCGAAATGGCAAGTGGCAGGTTGAATACAAGATATACTTGAACGCGGTTGATGATGAAGAAGGTCAGGCGGAGGAAAAGACAAAAGTACCACGATCGCTTCTAATTGACATCGAAAGAAACTCCGAAGGGAAAAAACAATTAAGGGAAGCCATTGGGAAAGACAACATATTCAACAATCCAAAGCCTACCGGGTTGATCAAGCACTTGATGTCATTCGGCAGCGGGCCCAATGACATAATTCTTGACTTCTTTGCAGGTTCGGGAAGCACCGGACAAGCAGTCATGGAGTTGAATCATGCCCAGAACTCCAGCCGTCGTTTTATTTTGATTCAGCTACCCGAGTTGTGCGATGAAAAATCCGCAGCATTCAAAGCTGGCTACAAGGCAATTCCTGAGATAACCAAGGAACGACTTCGCTCCGTCGGCAACACCATTAAATCAGGACAACCTGAAGGAGTTCGTAACGATACAGGCTTTCGCGTCCTGAAGATTGACACTTCAAACATGGCAGATGTTTATTACTCGCCAGACGTCTTTGAGCAGTCAAACCTTGAGCTGTTTGTCGACAACATCAAGACGGACCGCAAACCGGCAGATCTGCTGTTTCAGGTAATGCTGGACTGGGGTGTTGATCTCGCAATGCCGATTACCAAGGAGACGATTCAGGGCAACGAAGTGTTCTTTGTTGATGGCAACGCACTAGCTGCTTGCCTTGACGCGCACAGCGGCATCGACGAAGCTTTTGTGAGAGAACTTGCCAGGCGCCAGCCGCTGCGCGTGGTGTTCCGCGATGCGGGCTTTCGGGACGACGCCGCCAAAATCAACGTGGAGCAAATCTTCAGGCTTCTGTCGCCTGCCTCCGACATAAAGTGCATCTGA